In Nocardia yunnanensis, one DNA window encodes the following:
- a CDS encoding FtsK/SpoIIIE domain-containing protein: MNPLVPLGILAAIAGAWLFGGMFYFAFGPLGLAGFLAVVATPIVGRVWSKASKASAQRQAEDDRQAQWAAFLATFEPELHEVLYRLHDERTAAKMWAAMSLGSVGRWIGSGDNARWEPATYPHVVHIEPAAIGARVRLQMLAGQSPDHFEKRRGEIKTALNITAVRMAGDSGETVDLDLMVFDPLQGMTMSPLIDDATNARIVAAVKAARNDDEMNVLLKAACADLQLTVPVDGLSVYDDILIGPDEEGGMLTVNLAADDHLAVAGTTRAGKSVFIYNILAAAMLMRDCKVVLIDPNGATSPPWYQSAHLLCDTRDADAAVKVLEAVMAEMERRQKLLIQLRTDKITRFTKDLPLWLVVVEEASNYKDNPKFMILLEKISAQAAKYGIDLVVIAQKLSGENVPTAARAQLSGRVTLRLNDPADYRMVHPNAPQFAEDILLKSKTPQGVGIASLPCHVDPVRFRALFLPIQACFVIGDMIIAVRGEERPLPGSEPLALPPGPSATQDSNSVDTIKPPASTPRPTKATEDRPTSKLPILPKLPQFGAGRTVVPFDRTARPDPAEDTDLDSTDDQSEDTGTA; encoded by the coding sequence GTGAATCCGCTTGTGCCCCTCGGAATCCTGGCCGCCATCGCCGGGGCCTGGCTGTTCGGCGGCATGTTCTACTTCGCGTTCGGACCGCTCGGCCTGGCCGGATTCCTCGCCGTCGTCGCCACCCCCATCGTCGGGCGGGTGTGGTCGAAGGCGTCCAAGGCCAGCGCCCAGCGCCAGGCCGAGGACGACCGTCAGGCCCAGTGGGCGGCGTTCCTGGCCACCTTCGAGCCCGAGCTGCACGAAGTGCTCTACAGGCTCCACGACGAGCGCACCGCCGCCAAGATGTGGGCCGCGATGAGCCTGGGCAGCGTCGGGCGCTGGATCGGCTCCGGCGACAACGCCCGCTGGGAACCGGCCACCTACCCGCACGTGGTGCACATCGAACCCGCCGCGATCGGCGCGCGGGTGCGGCTCCAGATGCTCGCGGGCCAGTCTCCCGACCATTTCGAGAAGCGCCGTGGCGAGATCAAGACCGCCCTGAACATCACCGCGGTCCGGATGGCCGGCGACTCCGGCGAGACGGTCGACCTGGACCTGATGGTGTTCGACCCGCTGCAGGGCATGACGATGTCCCCGCTGATCGACGACGCCACCAACGCCCGCATCGTCGCAGCGGTCAAGGCGGCCCGCAACGACGACGAAATGAACGTCCTGCTCAAGGCAGCCTGCGCGGATCTGCAGCTCACGGTGCCCGTGGACGGGCTCAGCGTCTACGACGACATCCTCATCGGCCCCGATGAGGAAGGCGGCATGCTCACCGTCAACCTGGCCGCCGATGACCACCTGGCCGTCGCGGGCACCACCCGCGCGGGCAAGAGCGTGTTCATCTACAACATCCTGGCCGCGGCCATGCTGATGCGGGACTGCAAGGTCGTGCTGATCGACCCCAACGGCGCCACCAGCCCGCCCTGGTACCAGAGCGCGCACCTGCTGTGCGACACCCGCGACGCCGATGCCGCGGTCAAGGTGCTCGAAGCGGTCATGGCCGAGATGGAGCGACGCCAGAAGCTGCTCATCCAACTGCGCACCGACAAGATCACCCGGTTCACCAAGGACCTGCCGCTGTGGCTGGTCGTGGTCGAGGAAGCCTCGAACTACAAGGACAACCCGAAGTTCATGATCCTGCTGGAGAAGATCTCCGCCCAGGCCGCCAAATACGGCATCGACCTGGTCGTGATCGCGCAGAAGCTGAGCGGGGAAAACGTCCCCACCGCCGCCCGCGCCCAGCTCTCCGGCCGCGTCACCCTGCGCCTGAACGACCCCGCCGACTACCGCATGGTGCACCCCAACGCCCCCCAGTTCGCCGAGGACATCCTGCTCAAGTCCAAGACCCCCCAAGGCGTCGGCATCGCCTCCCTGCCCTGCCACGTCGACCCGGTCCGCTTCCGCGCGCTGTTCCTGCCCATCCAAGCCTGCTTCGTCATCGGCGACATGATCATCGCCGTGCGCGGCGAGGAGCGCCCACTGCCCGGCAGCGAGCCCCTCGCCCTCCCACCCGGCCCCTCCGCCACCCAAGACAGCAACTCCGTAGACACCATCAAGCCTCCGGCCTCGACACCCCGCCCCACCAAGGCAACCGAGGACCGCCCGACTTCGAAGCTCCCGATTCTGCCGAAGCTTCCGCAGTTCGGAGCGGGTAGAACCGTGGTCCCGTTCGACCGCACCGCCCGCCCCGACCCTGCCGAGGACACCGACCTGGACAGCACCGACGACCAGAGCGAAGACACCGGCACCGCATAG
- a CDS encoding helix-turn-helix domain-containing protein, which yields MNYGRIRRGEMSSDNYTSVANAIFRSDELSGNAVKIFGFLASHTNGYGVTVPQIVKHMKCKTDAVRAALKELEEFGLLVRTRERRPDGTLGSETEYFITDTEFLAREQNRSSEPKREKPVLAVTCGNAEESDESEAVVEESHPTHSKTAGQNLNGKNPIQADPTPKKNKNYKKNNTPSVRPEPNAGATAETAETAETGADGRTDGDLSPIQQTHTEPIPAPEPIVEPEPEPKPEPDPEPGTAAALLAEPVVAVHLARIGMRPEQRRRLETAIDIELLRFSFGRVGRYLREKAHDAETAMWLVRAFEQYGHTIALVGEPAPAAEWPAELIINTPALPPSAAVGGPESSEGTSGHPQGDDAAVIEFGAASRVCDRKADPMGRRPKPATDPAPALFDAPGTRRKPTPNCPSCAGDGWVLGPDRNPIEPVVRCACTKPGQAEPIPTP from the coding sequence ATGAACTACGGGCGCATTCGCCGTGGGGAGATGTCCTCTGACAACTACACCTCGGTGGCCAATGCCATCTTCCGCAGTGACGAGCTGTCTGGGAACGCGGTGAAGATCTTCGGCTTCCTGGCCTCGCACACGAACGGGTACGGAGTCACGGTGCCCCAGATCGTCAAGCACATGAAGTGCAAGACCGATGCTGTGCGGGCGGCGCTGAAAGAGCTGGAGGAGTTCGGGTTGCTGGTGCGGACTCGTGAGCGCCGGCCGGACGGCACGCTGGGTTCCGAGACGGAGTACTTCATCACGGACACCGAGTTCCTGGCGCGGGAGCAAAACCGCAGTTCAGAACCTAAACGGGAAAAACCCGTCTTGGCTGTGACCTGCGGAAATGCCGAGGAATCTGATGAGTCGGAGGCCGTGGTCGAGGAATCACACCCCACCCACAGCAAAACCGCAGGTCAGAACCTAAACGGGAAAAACCCTATTCAGGCTGATCCGACCCCTAAGAAGAACAAGAACTACAAGAAGAACAACACTCCCTCCGTCCGTCCGGAACCTAACGCGGGCGCGACCGCCGAGACCGCCGAGACCGCCGAGACCGGAGCGGACGGACGGACGGACGGAGATCTCTCCCCCATCCAGCAGACGCACACCGAGCCGATCCCGGCCCCGGAGCCCATCGTCGAGCCCGAGCCCGAGCCCAAGCCCGAGCCTGATCCTGAGCCGGGGACGGCCGCGGCGCTGCTGGCCGAACCTGTGGTGGCCGTGCACCTGGCCCGTATCGGCATGCGACCCGAGCAGCGGCGGCGGCTCGAGACCGCCATCGACATCGAGCTGCTGCGGTTCTCGTTCGGCCGTGTGGGCCGCTACCTGCGCGAAAAGGCGCACGACGCCGAAACCGCCATGTGGCTGGTGCGGGCCTTCGAGCAGTACGGCCACACCATCGCCCTGGTCGGTGAACCGGCCCCCGCCGCCGAATGGCCTGCCGAGTTGATCATCAACACCCCCGCATTGCCCCCCAGCGCGGCCGTAGGCGGCCCAGAATCATCGGAAGGCACATCGGGGCACCCCCAGGGGGATGACGCGGCTGTGATCGAATTCGGGGCCGCTTCCCGTGTGTGTGATCGAAAGGCGGACCCCATGGGCCGACGACCCAAACCGGCTACCGACCCCGCCCCGGCCTTGTTCGACGCGCCCGGCACCCGCCGCAAGCCGACCCCGAACTGCCCCAGCTGCGCCGGAGATGGCTGGGTCCTCGGTCCGGACCGCAACCCCATCGAGCCTGTGGTGCGGTGCGCCTGCACCAAACCCGGACAGGCTGAACCGATCCCCACGCCCTGA
- a CDS encoding helix-turn-helix domain-containing protein: MNHTDIEPNHTGRRLREIRAWRGQSLEVTAGLAGISFGYLGKLERGDVPLANRRTLEALARALRVAPSEFSPAPWHIEPAEVNEAAHAGLVEVENALDAYEFGEDPGLPTREWPEISADIARLGELSQGSADYAGQAALMPGLLGELHAVYARTPQLRRQALLGMITCYASATWTTKRLGGRGLPLLAARAAQQCADLLESPAWKGFTTWLRGDATGGLSRPEQYRRAMRTADELTPHLNDPEVIQAYGMLHLSAALASAVQGDRSTTSTHLDEARAVAARLDTEAGTFGRMWFGTPNVGIWAASIGLELGDGAKVAETARGVHVAAIPSTSRQAEFYMEVGRALLTDHRRRDQGVQVLMRAESLAPQRVHADVFTREAVADVLRAARRDAGGRDLRGLAWRLGIAPEQAPKS, translated from the coding sequence ATGAACCACACCGATATCGAGCCCAACCACACTGGCCGCCGCCTGCGCGAGATCCGTGCCTGGCGGGGCCAGAGCCTGGAAGTGACCGCCGGCCTGGCCGGAATCAGCTTCGGTTACCTGGGCAAGCTGGAGCGCGGGGACGTGCCGCTGGCCAACCGGCGCACCCTCGAAGCGCTGGCCCGCGCGCTGCGCGTGGCGCCCTCGGAGTTCTCCCCCGCGCCGTGGCACATCGAACCGGCCGAGGTGAACGAGGCCGCGCACGCGGGCCTGGTCGAAGTCGAAAACGCCCTCGATGCCTACGAATTCGGTGAAGACCCCGGCCTGCCGACGCGGGAGTGGCCCGAGATCTCCGCCGATATCGCGCGCCTGGGCGAGTTGTCCCAGGGCAGCGCCGACTACGCCGGACAGGCCGCGCTGATGCCCGGCCTGCTCGGGGAGCTGCACGCGGTCTACGCCCGCACCCCGCAGCTGCGCCGCCAGGCGCTGCTGGGGATGATCACCTGCTACGCCTCGGCCACCTGGACCACCAAACGCCTGGGTGGGCGCGGCCTGCCCCTGCTCGCCGCCCGCGCCGCCCAGCAGTGCGCCGACCTGCTCGAATCCCCGGCCTGGAAAGGCTTCACCACCTGGTTGCGCGGGGACGCCACGGGCGGGCTGTCGCGGCCCGAGCAGTACCGGCGCGCCATGCGCACCGCCGACGAACTCACCCCGCACCTCAACGATCCGGAGGTGATCCAGGCGTACGGGATGCTGCACCTGTCCGCGGCGCTGGCCAGCGCGGTGCAGGGTGATCGGTCCACCACCAGCACCCATCTGGACGAGGCCCGCGCGGTGGCCGCCCGCCTGGACACCGAGGCCGGCACTTTCGGGCGCATGTGGTTCGGCACCCCCAACGTGGGCATCTGGGCCGCCAGCATCGGCCTGGAGCTGGGCGACGGCGCGAAGGTGGCCGAGACCGCCCGCGGCGTGCACGTGGCCGCCATCCCCTCCACCAGCCGCCAGGCCGAGTTCTACATGGAGGTCGGGCGCGCCCTGCTGACCGATCACCGCCGCCGCGACCAGGGCGTTCAGGTCCTCATGCGCGCGGAATCCCTCGCCCCGCAACGGGTGCACGCCGACGTGTTCACCCGCGAGGCCGTGGCCGATGTGCTGCGCGCGGCCCGCCGCGACGCCGGAGGCCGCGACCTGCGGGGCTTGGCGTGGCGGCTCGGCATCGCCCCCGAGCAGGCCCCGAAATCCTGA
- a CDS encoding YbaB/EbfC family nucleoid-associated protein translates to MNHDMDALIADVGEQLEALVLAADGLGKVAGHAASADRAITAAVAGDGTLTGLELAESVTAYPPQQVADAILATIAAATADAARQRAALLARLSESLT, encoded by the coding sequence ATGAACCACGACATGGACGCCCTCATCGCCGACGTGGGCGAACAGCTCGAAGCGCTGGTGCTCGCCGCCGACGGGCTGGGCAAGGTGGCCGGCCACGCCGCCAGCGCCGACCGCGCGATCACCGCGGCCGTGGCCGGGGACGGCACCCTGACCGGGCTGGAGCTGGCCGAATCGGTCACCGCCTACCCGCCGCAGCAGGTCGCGGACGCCATCCTGGCCACCATCGCGGCCGCCACCGCCGACGCCGCCCGCCAGCGCGCGGCCCTGCTGGCCCGCCTGAGTGAGTCCCTCACCTGA
- a CDS encoding NUDIX domain-containing protein, with protein sequence MRQPAYLTADVVLLAGTDTDLHVLLIERGKQPFTGRLALPGGHVEADEFAVDAAVRELGEETGIPLAAGDLTEIGTYSAPGRDPRGRYVSIGFCARIPAPIAPTAGDDAATAAWYPVAQVYEQHDRWAFDHRVILADALAHLYRQRTGGITTTTVVSGTATVGKVIGTQFGRA encoded by the coding sequence ATGAGACAACCCGCTTACCTGACCGCCGACGTGGTGCTGCTGGCCGGAACCGACACCGACCTGCACGTCCTGCTGATCGAACGCGGCAAGCAACCCTTCACCGGCCGCCTGGCGCTGCCCGGCGGGCACGTGGAAGCCGATGAGTTCGCCGTCGACGCCGCCGTCCGCGAGCTGGGCGAGGAAACCGGAATCCCCCTGGCCGCGGGCGACCTCACCGAAATCGGGACCTACTCGGCCCCGGGCCGCGATCCCCGCGGCCGCTACGTCTCCATCGGGTTCTGCGCCCGCATCCCCGCCCCGATCGCCCCGACCGCTGGCGACGACGCCGCCACCGCGGCCTGGTACCCGGTCGCGCAGGTCTACGAGCAGCACGACCGGTGGGCCTTCGACCACCGGGTGATCCTCGCCGACGCCCTGGCCCACCTGTACCGCCAGCGCACCGGCGGCATCACCACCACCACGGTCGTCTCGGGTACCGCGACCGTCGGCAAGGTCATCGGCACGCAGTTCGGCCGCGCCTGA
- a CDS encoding restriction endonuclease yields the protein MARRRGRGRSGEAAAGAAAMTMLAGVVVAVRVRPFLAAHSALCIGVGAGVVVAGAGWVWWRFRAARRERARALAALGHASLTPRQFEVALAGLLERDGCSRVRVSGGSGDLGADVVARCPDRRKIVVQAKRYDPTRAVGSEDVQKFGGTAFVVHHADVAVLITTAARFTPAARGYARTAGIRLMPAAALAAWHTGTGPAPWDLPRP from the coding sequence ATGGCGCGACGGCGGGGGCGGGGACGCTCGGGTGAGGCGGCGGCCGGCGCCGCAGCGATGACGATGCTGGCGGGTGTGGTCGTGGCCGTGCGGGTGCGCCCGTTCCTGGCCGCGCACAGCGCGCTGTGTATCGGTGTCGGGGCGGGTGTGGTGGTGGCGGGCGCGGGCTGGGTGTGGTGGCGGTTTCGCGCGGCCCGGCGGGAGCGGGCCCGAGCGCTGGCCGCGCTGGGGCATGCCTCGCTCACGCCTCGCCAGTTCGAGGTGGCGCTGGCGGGCCTGCTGGAGCGCGACGGATGTTCGAGGGTGCGGGTGAGCGGGGGCAGCGGGGACCTGGGGGCCGACGTGGTGGCCCGCTGCCCCGACCGCCGCAAGATCGTGGTGCAGGCCAAACGCTATGACCCCACCCGCGCGGTGGGCAGCGAAGACGTGCAGAAATTCGGGGGGACCGCCTTCGTGGTGCACCACGCGGACGTGGCGGTCCTGATCACCACCGCCGCCCGGTTCACCCCGGCTGCCCGCGGCTATGCCCGCACCGCCGGAATCCGGCTGATGCCCGCGGCCGCGCTGGCGGCCTGGCACACCGGCACCGGGCCCGCGCCCTGGGACCTCCCCCGCCCCTGA
- a CDS encoding NERD domain-containing protein, which yields MVRNPARAATAAARQSRRFLRALDARAEAKTTTSRTGPDPHHHKPLIGHNRPTERPRGTTMRVVNAARSGIPDTELQVISALRHWNTPGIVVSGAKVPVKGRSGKQTSAESDLLVILPHLTMALEVKGITERAGGLLHCPVQGDWSLPGVIGDPVHSQQQGNPREQVERVMYGFKNFAETITSPGIFVDGLVLMVGWPGLPLTLDKGVVPMPPGQDVMVFDHNLTPLRDWASRRARREKVWTAEKVVAVLGQLGFSETARDPDQRVTYAELVAAGFPTTTSESGSATSAFTTTTTGTTFDPDDYDPQVYAARNPAPAELSAAEEDDGPYGRSWNPPRDPRNWYEPAPPSAADPGPQAPAQWPRRRRQGGGGQLVRMLAAVAVALGLAAAAGAVLTPHHTNDPRPTITTTEDQAAPSTDDSTQPPAPTPTHPAGPAPCYPLQPGC from the coding sequence ATGGTGAGAAATCCGGCCCGCGCCGCCACCGCAGCCGCGCGCCAATCCCGCCGCTTCCTGCGCGCCCTCGACGCCCGCGCCGAAGCCAAAACCACCACCAGCCGCACCGGTCCCGATCCGCATCACCACAAACCACTGATCGGCCACAACAGACCAACCGAAAGACCAAGGGGGACAACGATGCGGGTAGTCAACGCGGCCCGATCAGGCATACCGGACACCGAACTCCAGGTGATCAGCGCACTACGCCACTGGAACACCCCGGGCATCGTGGTATCCGGCGCGAAAGTCCCGGTCAAAGGCCGCAGCGGCAAGCAGACCAGCGCCGAGTCCGACCTGCTGGTGATCCTGCCGCACCTGACCATGGCGCTGGAGGTCAAAGGCATCACAGAACGCGCCGGCGGCCTGCTGCACTGCCCGGTACAGGGAGATTGGTCCCTGCCCGGCGTCATCGGGGACCCGGTGCACTCCCAGCAGCAGGGCAACCCCCGCGAGCAGGTGGAGCGGGTGATGTACGGATTCAAGAACTTCGCCGAGACCATCACCAGCCCCGGGATATTCGTCGACGGCCTGGTGCTCATGGTCGGCTGGCCCGGCCTGCCGCTCACCTTGGACAAAGGCGTGGTCCCGATGCCCCCCGGCCAGGACGTGATGGTCTTCGACCACAACCTGACACCGCTACGGGACTGGGCCAGCCGCCGCGCCCGCCGCGAAAAGGTCTGGACCGCCGAGAAAGTCGTCGCCGTGCTCGGCCAGCTCGGATTCTCCGAAACCGCCCGCGACCCCGACCAGCGCGTCACCTACGCCGAACTGGTCGCTGCCGGATTTCCCACCACCACATCGGAATCCGGATCCGCGACATCGGCATTCACGACCACGACGACCGGGACGACCTTCGACCCCGACGATTACGACCCGCAGGTCTACGCCGCACGCAACCCTGCCCCCGCAGAGCTCTCGGCCGCCGAAGAAGACGACGGGCCGTATGGCCGATCGTGGAATCCCCCACGAGATCCACGCAACTGGTACGAGCCCGCACCGCCCTCCGCCGCCGACCCCGGACCCCAGGCACCGGCCCAGTGGCCCCGACGCCGCCGCCAGGGCGGCGGCGGGCAACTCGTGCGAATGCTGGCGGCCGTCGCTGTCGCGCTGGGCCTGGCCGCCGCCGCGGGCGCGGTGCTGACCCCGCACCACACCAACGACCCCCGCCCCACCATCACCACAACCGAAGACCAGGCCGCGCCCAGCACCGACGATTCGACGCAACCGCCGGCACCGACGCCGACGCACCCCGCAGGCCCGGCACCGTGCTACCCGCTACAACCCGGATGCTGA